CCGCTGGGACGCGAGACGTTCCTCTGCCCGGTCGAATGGCAGGACGGCTGGCCCGTCTTCGCTCCGGGCGAGGGGGTGCTGCCGCACGAGATCGCGGCGCCATGGGCGACGCAGGCCGCTCCGGCCGGAAGCTGGCAGCCCGACGATCGCCGGGTGGGCGCCGTGCTCCCGCAGGATGCGCGGTGGACGGCGCTGCGCGCGCTGCCGGCGGAGATCGCCTTGGCGGACGGCGAGACCTGGCGGATGCCTGTGCGATCGGCGACGCTGCGGGATGCCACGACCGTGGCGTTCCTGGGCATCCGGCAGCAGCACTCCGACGTCGACGTGCGCTGCGTGCTGGACATCGGTGGGCTGGCCGAGGGCGAGAGCGGTGCGCTGGTCGTGCGCCAGTCGGAGCAGGACCATGCCGCCGCAGTCGTGACGCGAACAGCTGCGGGCGCGGTGCTGAGCGTCGTGCACGTGCGCGCCGGCGACGAGGCTCAGCTCGCCTCGCACGCGCTGCCCGACCATCCGCGGGTGGAGCTGCACTTGCGCGCCCGCGGGTACGAGCTCGAGTTCTTGCACGACGGGCTCTCGCTCGCGACGGTCGACGCGCGGCAGCTCGACGCGTCGTCGACGGGCGGGTTCCTGGGTCTGTGGCTCGGGGTGTGCGCGAGCAGCTCGGGGCGCGTCGCCCAGGGGCAGCTGGCGATCGAGACGTTCGAGTACACACCGGTCGGCGTCGAGCAGTGACCCAGCGGCCCGCTCCTCGGTAGCCTGGGGATCGACGGCGGCAGAAAGCGGACCAAGCATGAGCGAACGCGCCACGACGGTCGAAGGCGTACGGCGCACCAACCTCGGCGAGGTGCTGCGACTGGTGCACCACAGCGGACCGCGCTCGCGCGCGGTGATCACCGCCGAGACGGGGCTGAACCGATCGACGGTCAGCGACCTCGTCTCCCGTCTCGCCGAGGCGGGTCTCGTCGACGAGCACGACCCCGATCCCACCCGACGGGTCGGTCGCCCCTCGCCGATCGTCGCGCCGAGCCGTGGGGTGGTCGCCATCGGTATCAACCCCGAGATCGATGCGGTCGAGATCGGCGCGGTATCGCTGGGCGGCCTGGTGCGCCGCCGCGCGCGCATCGCGGTCACCCGGCCCGACGTCGATGAGGTGATCGACGTGGTCGCGCGGGTAGTCGACGGGTGGAGCGGCGATCTGCAGGGGTGCCGGGTGATCGGCGCCGGCGTGGCGGTGCCGGGCCTGGTGCGCATGGCCGACGGCATCGTGCGGTTGGCCCCTCACCTCGGCTGGCGGGATGCCGAGATCGGCGGTCCTCTCTCCGCGGCGCTGGGGCTGCCGGTCGCGGTCGGAAACGACGCATCGTACGGGGCGCGCGCCGAGCGGCTGTTCGGGGCGGCGCGGGAGCACGCCGACGTCGTGTACCTCAACGGCGGCGCCAGCGGCATCGGCGGCGGACTGATCCTGCACGGTCAGCTCATCGGCGGGGCGGGCGGGTACGCCGGGGAGTGGGGGCAGACGGCGGCGTGCATCGCGGATGCCAGGGATCGACGTGTCGACGACGGGGTGCTGGAAGACGAGGTCAACCGCGCCCGGCTGCTGGCGTCGGCGGGTCTGGAAGGGGCGGACGACGACGAGCTCGCCCTCGCCCTGGCCGACAGCTCCGCTGTGCAGGCGAGTGAGGAGGCCGCGCGGCAGCGCCGGATCCTCGCCGCAACTCTGCGCAACGCCGTCAACGTGCTCAACCCGTCGATGATCGTGCTCGGCGGTTTCCTCGCGGTGCTCCGCGACCTGGATCGCGGGTCATTCGATGAGGCCGTGCGCGCTCAGGCGCTCGCCGCGTCCGCAGAGGGTCTGCAGCTGGCATCCGCCGCTCTCGGCGCCGATCGCCTGCTGATCGGCGCCGCGGATGCCGCCTTCGATCGACTACTCGCCGACCCTCTCGCACCCGCCCCGCTGCTGACCGCCTGATCGCCGCCCGGTGACGGCCAGCCGGTGATCGGGGCAGGATGGAGCCATGAGCAGCGAAGCCGTGATCGTCGACGTCGTCCGCACACCGGTGGGTCGGGGCAAGCCCGGCGGGGCGCTGTCAGGCGTGCACCCGGTCGATCTTGCCGCCGGGCTGCTGCAGGCGATCCTCGAACGAAACGGTCTCGAGTCCGGGCAGGTCGACGACGTGCTCCTCGGGTGCGTCAGCCAGGTCGGCGATCAGGCCATGAACATCGCCCGTCAGGTGGTGCTCGCGGCCGGGTTCGACGAGGCGGTTCCCGCCACGACGATCGACCGGCAGTGCGGATCGAGCCAGCAGGCCGTGCACTTCGCCGCCGCCGGCATCGCGGCCGGCGAAAGCGACATCGTCATCGTCGGTGGAGTGGAGTCGATGAGCCGCGTGCCGCTCGGTGCCTCCGCCGCGGGCGGCACGCCTCTGTCGCCGCGACTACGTGCCCGTTACCCGGACGGGCTGGTGAACCAGGGGGTCAGCGCCGAGCTGATCGCCCGCCGCTGGGGACTGGACCGAGGGCGTCTCGACGCCTTCGCCGCCGAGTCGCACGCCCGCGCGGCGCAGGCGTGGCGTGACGGGTTCTTCGACCGGACCACGATCGGGGTTGCGGAGGCGCCGGACGCCACGAGCGACGAGACCGTGCGCGAGGGGACCACGGCCGAGAAGCTGGCGGGGCTACCGGTGTCCTTCCGCACGGATGCGCTCGCCGAACGATTCCCCGATCTGAAGTGGTCGATCACGCCGGGAAACTCCTCGCCGCTCACCGACGGGGCATCCGCCGCGCTGATGATGAGCGCCGACCGCGCCGAGCAGCTCGGTCTCACCCCGCGTGCCCGCTTCCGCGCGTTCGATGTGATCGGCGACGACCCGATGCTGATGCTCACCGGTCCGATCCCCGCCACGCGTCGCGTGCTCGAGCGCGCGGGTCTGACGATCGACGATCTCGACGCCTACGAGGTCAACGAGGCCTTCGCCTCGGTGCCGCTCGCCTGGGCCAGTGAGCTCGGTGCCGACCCGGCGAAGCTCAACCCGCGCGGCGGTGCCATCGCGCTCGGCCATGCCCTCGGCTCATCGGGAACGCGGCTTCTGGGCACCCTGCTCGATCATCTGGAGGCGACCGGTGGTCGGCTCGGCCTGCAGGCGATGTGCGAGGGCGGCGGCATGGCCAACGCCCTCATCCTCGAGCGCCTCTGACGGCATCCCCCGCGCCGTCGACTCCTGCTTGCGGCTCTTGAATTTCGCCGAAACGCGGAGGAGGATGTCGGCGAGCCGACATCGAGGTCGGTTCTGCGGCATCCGGACGTCTGCTGGGGAGGCTCCGCCCGGTTTGAACACGGTTCGGCGTGGAAGCCGGGCCGGGAGATCGGAGGCATCATGCGCGTTCATCGTGCACTCATCGCAGTGAGCACCCTGTCGGTTCTCGCTCTCATCACGCCGGCGCTCGCGTCGGCGGCAGACCGGACGCCGGTCGTGAAGGAATGGTCGACGCAGCTGGCGGCACCGTTCAGTCTCGCCGTCGAAGGTCACCGGCTGCTCGTCGCAGACGGCGGCACCGGCATCGTCGGGCAGCTTCAGCCGGAGGGCAGCATCGCACCCATCGTCGAGGGCGTTCCCGGTCTCGCCGGCCTCGCGACGCGCGGCTCGTGGATGGCCTACGGGTCCTCCGTCGAGGACTTCGCTTCCGAGCCGCCCGTCATCACCGAGAGCGGCCTGAACATCCGCGACCCGCGCGGCGGGACCAGGTACGTCGATCTGCGGGCCTACGAGGACGCGAACAACCCTGACTCGGGCAATGCGTATGGCGTCACGGATCCGACGAGCTGCGCTGCGGGCACGGCCTATACGGGGCTGTACGACTCTCATGTCTACGGCGTCACCGCCTGGCATAGGGACTGGCTGGTCGCCGACGCAGCATCCAACGCGGTGTACCAGGTGACGGACAAGGGCGAGGTGAGCACCCTCGCTGTGCTGCCGCCGGTTGCGGTCACCCTCACCGCCGAGACGGCCGGGATGCTGGGCTTGGGCGAATGCGCGATCGGAGACGTCTACTTCGCAGAGCCGGTTCCCACCGGCGTCGCAGTCGGCCCCGGCGGGGCGATCTACATCACCACGCTGCCCGGCTTTCCGGGGGAGTCGGCGTCTCTCGGCGCGCTCTGGCGGATCGACAGCCGCACCGGTGCGCTCAGCCAGGTCGCATCCGGCTTCTCCGGGCCGACCAGCCTCTCCATCGCCGCGAACCGGGTCTACGTCGCCGAGCTGTTCGGCGATGGGATCTCGATCGTCAAGGACGGCCAGGTGTCGCCGTTCGCCGCTCTGCCGGGGGCGGTGGGCGTGGCCGCATCCTCGAACGGCACGGTCTGGGCTTCGACGCTCGATTTCGCCGGGGGACCGGGCAAACTGGTGAGCATCGCCAAGGGCGAGGTGAAGGTGCAGGCGCACCTTCGTCGCTGAGCGCCTCGCACGCGCGGCACCCGCACTGATAGGGAGAGACCCCCGCCGACCCGATTCGGCGGGGGTCTCGCGGTCTGCGACCGCGGTGGGAGCGAGGTGCTCACCACGGCGCGGCCGAGGCAGGCACCCGATCCGGTCTCGCTCTGTCGCCGCGCACAGACAGTTGTACGCGGCGCAGGTGACATCGGGGTGAACGGCGCCCCAATCCTCGGGGTGCACCCGCCCTCTCGCCCTGCCCCCGCTCTTTTGTCCCCGCACCCCTGCCCCCGCCCCCCCGGCGAGACTTGCGTTCCCGCACGAGACAGGGCTTCAGAACGCCGGTCTCATGCTGGAAGACAAGTCTCGCGGGGTGGGTCGGGGTGACCGGAAGGCGTCGGGTACCGGCACCAGGTCGCCGCTGAAAGCGCTTGCGTTTCGAGGGGGAGGCGGCGGTCGAGCGCGCCGGATTCCCGGCATCCGGATGCTGGAAGCGCTTGCACAACGACGCGGAGGGCTGTTACCTTCGCAGCACAGCCACCGGCGCGCCGCCGCGCCCTTCCTGACGGAGTCCCTGTGTCGAAGAAGACCTCCCTACGCCGTACCGCCCTGCTCGCGACCGCCGCTCTCGTGGCATCCGGTCTGTCCTCCTTCGGTGCGCTCGCGGCGCCGGCCGTGGCAGCCGACCGCACCGTCGCCCTCGTCGGCGACCTGCAGTCGGAGCTCGGCTGCGCAGCCGACTGGGCGCCCGACTGCGCGGCGACCGAGCTCACCCCGACCGGCGCCGAGGGCATCTACTCGGCGTCGTTCGAGGTGCCCGCCGGCAGCTACGAGTACAAGGTCGCGCTCAATGACGCGTGGGACGAGGCGTACGGGCTCGACGGCACCGGCGACAACATCCCGCTCACCGTGGGCGGCCCCTCGACGCTGCGTTTCACGTTCGACGACAACATCAAGCGGGTCGGCGTCGAGGTCGAGAGCCTGAAGAAGGGCTACACGGCAGACGACGACGCCCTGATCTCGAAGCCCGTGCGTCAGGCCGGATCCGATGAGCAGTTCTACTTCGTGATGACCGACCGCTTCGCCAACGGCGACACGTCGAACGACACCGGCGGCATCGACGGCGACCGCCTCGCGACCGGATTCGACCCGACCAACAAGGGCTTCTACCAGGGCGGCGACATCGCAGGCCTTCGCGAGAACCTCGACTACATCGACGGCCTCGGCACCACCGCCATCTGGCTGACCCCCAGCTTCGCCAACAAGCCGGTGCAGGGCACCGGGGCCGACGCCAGCGCCGGCTACCACGGCTACTGGATCACCGACTTCACGCGCATCGACCCGCACCTGGGCACGAACGCCGAGCTCGAGTCGCTCATCGCCGAGGCGCACGACCGCGGCATCAAGGTGTACTTCGACATCATCACCAACCACACCGCCGACGTCATCGACTACAGCGAGAAGCAGTACTCGTACATCGATCAGGCGACCAAGCCCTACAAGACGGCAGACGGCACGGCGTTCGACCCCGCCGAGTACGCAGGCACCGACGGCTTCCCGACCCTCGACGCCAAGACGAGCTTCCCGTACACGCCGGTCGTCGCCGACGCCGAGAAGGACGCGAAGACGCCCTCCTGGCTCAACGACCCGACTCTGTACCACAACCGCGGAAACTCGACCTGGTCTGGCG
The window above is part of the Microbacterium sp. nov. GSS16 genome. Proteins encoded here:
- a CDS encoding ScyD/ScyE family protein, whose protein sequence is MSTLSVLALITPALASAADRTPVVKEWSTQLAAPFSLAVEGHRLLVADGGTGIVGQLQPEGSIAPIVEGVPGLAGLATRGSWMAYGSSVEDFASEPPVITESGLNIRDPRGGTRYVDLRAYEDANNPDSGNAYGVTDPTSCAAGTAYTGLYDSHVYGVTAWHRDWLVADAASNAVYQVTDKGEVSTLAVLPPVAVTLTAETAGMLGLGECAIGDVYFAEPVPTGVAVGPGGAIYITTLPGFPGESASLGALWRIDSRTGALSQVASGFSGPTSLSIAANRVYVAELFGDGISIVKDGQVSPFAALPGAVGVAASSNGTVWASTLDFAGGPGKLVSIAKGEVKVQAHLRR
- a CDS encoding ROK family transcriptional regulator, encoding MSERATTVEGVRRTNLGEVLRLVHHSGPRSRAVITAETGLNRSTVSDLVSRLAEAGLVDEHDPDPTRRVGRPSPIVAPSRGVVAIGINPEIDAVEIGAVSLGGLVRRRARIAVTRPDVDEVIDVVARVVDGWSGDLQGCRVIGAGVAVPGLVRMADGIVRLAPHLGWRDAEIGGPLSAALGLPVAVGNDASYGARAERLFGAAREHADVVYLNGGASGIGGGLILHGQLIGGAGGYAGEWGQTAACIADARDRRVDDGVLEDEVNRARLLASAGLEGADDDELALALADSSAVQASEEAARQRRILAATLRNAVNVLNPSMIVLGGFLAVLRDLDRGSFDEAVRAQALAASAEGLQLASAALGADRLLIGAADAAFDRLLADPLAPAPLLTA
- a CDS encoding thiolase family protein, which translates into the protein MSSEAVIVDVVRTPVGRGKPGGALSGVHPVDLAAGLLQAILERNGLESGQVDDVLLGCVSQVGDQAMNIARQVVLAAGFDEAVPATTIDRQCGSSQQAVHFAAAGIAAGESDIVIVGGVESMSRVPLGASAAGGTPLSPRLRARYPDGLVNQGVSAELIARRWGLDRGRLDAFAAESHARAAQAWRDGFFDRTTIGVAEAPDATSDETVREGTTAEKLAGLPVSFRTDALAERFPDLKWSITPGNSSPLTDGASAALMMSADRAEQLGLTPRARFRAFDVIGDDPMLMLTGPIPATRRVLERAGLTIDDLDAYEVNEAFASVPLAWASELGADPAKLNPRGGAIALGHALGSSGTRLLGTLLDHLEATGGRLGLQAMCEGGGMANALILERL